TAAAAAGCTACATCCAACCAGTGCTTTTCTACTATGAGTTTTTGTGAGCATATTCAGGGGCTACTGTTATCTACCTTGATTACCCCAAAACTTCATCTTCAGAACATCCAAACTTTGGTTAAAGACActggcaaagtagtatctctctTCTTACCACTTCATGTTATTTCTTTAGTatctcattctttccttttttaaaataactttatgtatttatttttgactgtgctgggtctttgttgctgcactggctactctctagctgtggctagTCTTCCCTGCAGTGGTAAATTTGCAGTAATAATAGTGAACATGGCggtctctttgcagtggcttctcttatcgtGGAGCACAGTCTACAGGGCAGTAGTTGAAGCACATGGACTtagtagttgcagttcccgggctctagagcacaggctctatagttgtggcacatgaacctagctgctccgtggcatgtgggatactcccagaccaggaattgaacccgtttctcttgcactggcaggcagattctttaccactgagccaccagggaagccctccttctttctttatattttgtactTGAATATGCCTCTGAGAAGATCTCATCTTTCTTCTAAAGTTTATATTATTGCTAGTTCTTTTCCTCATTGACATCATGTACTTGAACTCATCCTGTTCAGGTTAGCACATGGATGTTGTGAGCTGATTCATAACATTCAGAGTTATTGCAAAGTTATTTTGGTCTGTTTAGTTTGTCTTGTGTGGCAGGTGGTTCCATTGGTCCCTGTCATTGCTGCCTGTAAGTACAGAAAGAATTCCACCAGTCCACGTACTGTGTGTCTTTTGGCAGAGGAGTTGCGTAGTGAGATTTATTTTCAACTCCAGTGTTATCCCCCAAAGCAATAACCTAACAAGAGATATATTACACATCTGAGTATTTTACTTATGTGCTAAAAACAGAAACCATCTTTaagaaaaatgcatatatattggtCTAGCTATCTATCAAGGAGAGATAGTGACTTAGAGAGATTCACAGTAATAATGATGAACCACTTTAACTTATCACTCTCAGAACAGAcagataaaatagtaaaaaaataaaaaaaattaaaaaaaaactgatcgAAAAGAAAGAAGACCTGAAAATTTAATTAACAAGGTAGCTTCAATGGATGCATATTCATCTATATACTGATGATGGAAAATAAAGCTTCTTCTCAAGCTTCCACAGAAAATACCAAAAATTGATTGTAAAGAAAGttagtacattttaaatataaaaatactgcCGAAAACATTTTCTGACCGCAATGCAGAGAGAAATGCAGTGCTATTTATACTTGGAGAGTAAATTGTTGATTAAAAAACTCTCAGGCAGAAGAGAAATATAATCTGAGATTatagaatttcaaaataaaaaatgataatgataatagtaaCTAGCAGAATCTGCAAGAAAATTTCTAGTAGTAATTAGAAAAACAATCCACAGTACTAAACACTATGAAAAAATTGTACTATAAAATGTTTCAAAGTACTGAACACTATGAAGAAAAAAGCATatgcaaaataagaataaaagaatgaaacaaggagttttaaaaataatatgcatcTTTATGcatataaatttgaaaacttagaTACAATGGATAATTTCCAAGGGGAATACAAAATACCAAACTTGACACCATTACATTCAGAAATTATAAAGAAAGTGAGTATCATGGAAGAAACAAACGAAAAATAATCATTATGTAAATACTACATAaattatgacctacctagacagcatattaaaaagcagaaacattactttgcaacaaaggtccgtgtagtcaaagtgTAGTcattggttttcccagtagtcatgtatggatgtgaaagttggactataaagaaaactgagagctgaagaattgatgcttttgaactgtggtgttggagaagactcttgacagtcacttggactgcaaggagatctaagcagtccattctaaatgaaatcagccctgaatattcattggaaggactgatgctgaagctgaaactccaatactttggccacctgatgcgaagaactgactcattaggaaagactctgatgctgggaaagattgagggcaggaggagaaggggactacagaggatgagatggttggatggcatcaccaactcgatggacatgagtttgagtaaactctgagagttggagatggacagggaggcctggcgcgctgcagtccatggggtcacaaagagtcggacacgactgagcgactgaactgactgacacaaATTATTCTAGATTCAGATAATTATTTGGGGCAAATTCTACCAAATCTTCAGAGATAAAATAACTTTATATGCTATAAATTGTTTGACAGCACTGAAAATTAAGGAAATTTCCATTGATATCAGTACCTTTTGCTATCAATGCCTTAGTCATGCCCTCCTCTTGAGAATGGACAGGACTTGTTATTTACTTCTAACAATGAAATATAACAAACAACTTAATAAAATGCATgtgatcatgtgtgtgtgtttctgacaCATAAAATTGTATGGCATTGTAGAACCCATCTTGCTAGAGTAACTTTCTAATCTTTCCAAGCCTTGAGAAGGCACACAGCCATATTTGGAACCAATATGGCAAGGAGGAGGCTCAGacaagtgaagaatctgcctgaaatgcaggagatctgggttcagtccctgggttgagaagatcccctggaggagggtatggcaacccactccagtattcttgcctggagaatccccatggacagacgagcctgttgggctacagtccatggggtcataaagagtcagacatgatgagtgactaagcataaaACACAACACATATGGCAGGGAGCTACAGCCAGCCTCCTGAAGCCAAGGCTGGCCTCCAACAGCCAGGCGGCAAAGGCCTCCCACCAACAGTCAATGTTGAGCCCCTCAGCTGTGCAAACACAAGGAATAGAATTCTGCCAAAAAGTGTCTGTAAGTAATATTGGATATCAAATAACTGACACAAAAACCAGAATTGCTGTTTGCATCGAACAAGTTTATTAGGTTAAGACAAAGACAGCATGGAAGGCATCAAGTCAGTTACTATGGTATCACCATCTTGATGAAACTCTGAGGTCAAGGTGGATTTCACTTTATGTCTCTTACTGATGTAAATTCAGAGAATGTAGGTTAGAAGGTAGGCTAGGAATAGTCCACACTAAACTTCCTTGCTGTGGGATAACCATCACCCAGAGGAAAGGCACAGAACATGAGGGCTTCAGAGCTGGTGAATCCTGGTGTCCAGGTGTAGAGGATGAGAGTCTTCCGTGGCGTCCTCAATAGTAGTAGCCAAAGCCAGAGCCATAGCCGCATCCGTAGCCACTTCCACAGAGAGAGCGGGCGCCATAGCCGTAGCCACGTCCACAGAGAGAGCGGGCGCCATAGCCGTAGCCACAGCCGTAGCCACAGCCCAGCCTGCGGAAGCCAGAGCCATAGCAGGAGCCATAGCCACAGCCCAGGCCTCCGTAGCCGTAGCTTCCACAGCCCAGGCCGCCATAGTAGTTTCCGTAGTAGCCACACATGCTGTTGGTTGTTGAGGTTGTTCTCGGGTAGAGAAGGAGAGTAAAAGTGTCACTTGAGTGTGGACAGTTCTCCTTGCAGAGGGCCTTTTATACGCCCTCAGTGTGGGTGTGACCCACCACACCTTCATGCCACTGGCTAGCTTTATGACTGATCTAATTAGTGTGTTGCTCACAACCAAAGATGAAACCTCTGAGAAATTCAGTAGCTTTGTTGTGTTGACATctcagtttggattccttttatctaATTGAGCATTTAAATTAGAGGAGACATAAACTCACACCTATACAGTCCTACCCCAGATTACATGTTCATTTTAACTTCTTAGAACCATTCCttatatcataaaaataaaatatgttacttATTGGATCCCTAGGATCCAGTTGGATCACTAGGGTTGTTATTTTGTAACATTTTATACCAAAAAAATTACTTTGAATCTTAAATTGTGATCTAAATCGTTGCTTTTTTTCAGaaattcagtgtcttttctaagcAAAATCATAATGGATCTTTCATGTCCACAAAGttgattattttacttattaaaatgTCAGGGGAATCAGTTCTGAAAAAAATGCCTTCTACTTTCTTATGTATCGATGagtgtaaattttatttatgttcaaCTTCTAGTGAAGAACATAATAGAAGTAGTTCTCTGGAACCCAATTTCTACATTTTCCTTTCCCCCCTAAgtaattagttaatttttaaagtgaCTTTTCAACTTTCATGTTTGTGTTAATAATAAACTAGAGAAGTGTTTCTTTCtcaatcagtcagttcaatcaattcagtcactcagtcgtgtctgactctgtgaccccatgcactgcagcacgccaggcccccagtccatcaccaactccaggagtttactcaaactcatgtccattgagtccatgatgccatccaaccatctcatcctccgtcctTCActcctccttccaccttcaatctttcccagcatcaggattttttcaaatgagtcaattcttcacataaggtggccaaagtattggagtttcagcttcaatatatCAAATCAAGAGCTTTGTAACCTGCTATACTGAGCTCTCTTGCATAGCCCTTGAATTACAACTTGTCTTCATTCAAATGGCTGTGATAACTCATCCTTTTGGGTAGCCAAAGAAAAATAGTAGTAGGGTTATAGATAAAAAGTGTATTTCTGTGTCTTTAAGAAAATCCTTGTGGgaaagcagctttatttgtacATCACAAGAATTTCTGATATATAGTGATAATTcttcttcaaaatattatttttataggtAACTTCAGGTAACCATGGGCTTCCttagtgactcaaatggtaaagaatatgcctacaatgcaggagacctgagttctatccctgggccgataagatgccctggagaaggaaatggcaacccactccagtattcttgcctgggcaatcccatggacagagaagcttgttgggccacagttcatgggttgTGACAAGTCaaataccactgagtgactatCTTTTCAGGTAACCTTAGATAGGAATTAGAGAGTAAAATTTGGGACTGGTTTACACTGCAGTGAATATGGCTTAAGAATTCAGACATCCTCTGCACTTCAGTCAACTCTCTCAGGGGATCATAACAATATAGACATAGATTTTGTTAAGTTACCTGATTCATCTAACATCATAACTATGCAAATGGGTCAAGAGAACATAGCATCTTAATGAAACACAAAAGTATTTTCATTCTGGAGATCAGATCTTTAGCGCATTCAACTGTTCTTCCATCACGTGTTTTTGAAACTATTTTGCATGTGTTTCTTGTTAGGTGCATTTTCATAACATAAATATGCTATTGTGACATTTAATTCACTATCTACTGGATTGAGATATTGTAAGCAGAGGACATCTTCAATTTCTATATAGAAACGAGCAATAGCTTCAGCTTCCACAGTGCAAAATCAGTCAGacaataacttaatttttttagtaaaaaCTAGTTGGAATAACAGAACAATTAATCTTCAGAGATATTTAAGTCCTTAGAACAGTGACTAATTTTGGTAAGCCATAATtttataagttaatttttaaaaaaaaatactacaagTAACCTGTAGTTTTGTGTTTCTGATTTTAATATAtagaatacattatttttttaccACACAATATTCATAATTACAACATTTACtagatttttttctcctattatttattttcaagaattAATTTGCTTCTCCCTAATTGAGTTGCCCTCTGTGATCATATCGGTGTGAGCTTTGCACAGCATTACTTTTTTCTCCGATTCTTTTCTGGTGTGTTCTGGATATACTCAATTCTCAAATATattccaaaaaataaagcaagtctTATTTCACCCTTAATACCCTTCAAAGTAATCTTTATTGCCATATTCTGCTTATACATATGACAGCAAAATGCCATACGTATACTTCCATGGAGGCATTTTAGTATCTCTTTAACACTTCAATTATAATTTTTGGTGTTTGGCCTCCACTACTGTACTGAAATGCTCCTGCAGAGATaatcaagacttccctggtggtccagtggttaagactcaatgcttccactgcagagggtatgggttccacccctggtagGGAAacttagatcccatatgctatggGGCATGGCCAAAtacaaaataagcaaacaaaaatcacCGAGTCTTGTCAAATACAGAGGTCAAGTGTTCATTTTCCCCAGCTTCTGAGTACATTTAGGTCCACCAACCTCCTTTTTTTATTCCTAAAAACTCCAACCTTTAGCTTCACCCTATGCACACAGCTTTGGTTCATTTCCCACCTCAGCAGCTGTTGCTTCTCAGTATCCTCTCTAATCTGCTCAGATTTTGCCCTCAAATCTTAGAGTTCCTAGAGATGTGTTCAAACCACTCATATAATCTCTAGTCTCTACCTGTTTAATTGGAGCACTTTGGGTGCATTCTTTTGTTCAATCAATTTCAATTCCATTTTCAGTCTTATTACttcatatataattttcatatatatttccaaTGTTATTCCATATATCTTCAAATTAACACTGTTATTTTCATAGATGAATAGTGATTAGAAATTTAAGACAGATTGCATTCATCATTCTCTACACTCCCCAGCCTAATTTCTTCTCCATCTCATAGCACGCATGGCACAAATTAGATCTAATTCTCCTTTACCAAAATCCTGTAAGTGTTCCACATTGGAATTGCTAGATACCAGACATGCAATTAGATTtcaatttcaaaatattgaattTCAAAGCTGAAATTTGGAAGATTGGATTTTCCAAAGATTGCAAGAGggatacttatactaaaaataatttgtttatgtgacattcaaatttaactgaTTTGTTTGCACTTTTATGTGCTACACCTGGATACATCTTGGGAAACATAGCTGACATAATCCAACATGTAAAAGCTATGACCACATCCATCAGTTCATCTGGTAACCCCTTTCCTCTCCGTTAAAAATTCACACTTCTATGAGTGGATTTTCAGTCCTTCAAACAGACCCACTTTGTTTCCACTTTAGGCTTTCTGCTCTCCAGTTCTTGAAGTAACAGTCAGAATGACTTTGCATTCTCTCTTCTCCTGGAGAAGCTTTTTCTGAGTACTCAGTTTGAAGACATCCCTTACAAATAAGTCTTTAAATTCCCCATAACTGACAGTGGTTTAGTGTTTACATAAACCCATCACTATCAGAAATTAACTcattcatttcttatatctttgtCTGTCTTGAATTTCCTGATCTGGGTTAATCTAGATTATATGCTCCATAAAAATATTGACTTTATCTGGTATGTTCACTGCTCCATAGTCAATAGTGTCCAGTATATGACTGGTATTTAACAAAGTTTGATGCATGGAAGAAGTCATAAATgatcaaataaatgaaatggaaagagtacttttatatttctttcGAACTTCttaattgaaataattttagatttataaaaaGTTACTTAAACCTACAAAAAAATCTCATATATCCATTACTCAATGTCCCTTAATATCTTTTATAACCATAATGCAATTAtcaagccaaataaattaattttgtacAAAACTCTTAACTATAGATTCTTACTTCATCATTTGTTTcattagcatcttttttttttctttttttagtttccagGATCCAATTCACATTGTCTTTGCTCCCAAATATgttcagtcttttccaataagtgagAGGTACTCCATCTTTCCTTCAGTTTCATGTCCTTTAAAGTTTTAAAGAGTTGGATATTTagtagttcaattcagttcagttgctcagtagtgtccaactctgtgatcccatggactatagcccaagaggcctccctgtccatcaccaactcccaggtttgctcaaactcatgtccatcgagtcagtgatgccatccaaccttctcatcctctgtcgtccccttctcctcctgctttcaatctttcccagcatcagggtcttttccaattagtcagttctttgcatcaggtgaccaaagtattggagcttcagcttcagcatcagtccttccaatgactatacaggactgatttcccttaggatggactgatttgatctccttgaattccaaggaactctcaagagtcttctccaacaccacagtttgaaagcatcagctcttcggcactcagctttctttatagttcaactctcacatccatatgtgactactggctttgactagacacatctttgttggcaaagtgatgtctctgctttttaatatgctatctaggttggccatagcttttcttccaaggagcaagtgtcttttaatttcatggctactgtcaccatctgcagtgattttggagcccaaaataaagtctgtcactgcttccattgttttcccatctattttcatgaagtgatgggactggatgccatgatcttagttttctgaatgttgagttttcagccaactttttcactctactctttcactttcatcaagaggctctttagttcttcttcactttttgccatatgAGTGTCATATTTAGTAGAATATTTCCcaatttgggtttgtctgaaGTTCCCTCATACCTATGCTGAGGTTGTACATTTCAGCAGAATACCAAAAGAGATGTGCCTTTTTCAGTATGGTATATCAGGAGACACATCACATCCGTAAATCTTTGAGAGTTTctgggatcatttttaaagtctaattTCTAATGGAATATGTCCTTCTCTAATCCTTCCTGTATCTCCAGGGTAAATGAGGTTAACCTTCATGGTCTTGCCTTGGTTTTGTGTCATGTATAAAATTATTGATACCCATTTATGCCAAGTATAAACCAAAGTGTAGTATATAACATTGCTTCTCAATAAAAGTTATAATACAGTTATTCAATGTGTACAAGTGAACTGTGCCACCCCATCATCTGTCCTACAAAAATCCCATCCTTCTCTTCCCCTTCAAAGCCACCCTTTTGTTTCCAGGTCTACATATATGCAGGTAGAAGGTTTTAATTTAGttcttaaattaaaataaacttttcaacAAGCTGAAACTTCATGGGTTAAATGAACTCATGGAGCTAGTAACAGTTTAAATTTGGAATCTAGAATAAACATCAAGTCACAAATCTCTCTTCCTAAAGGCATACAATATATTGATAGGCATCATGACACACACTACAGATATCTTGGCTTGGATACGTTGGTCATGAGGAATTCTTGAGATAGTTTTAATGCCAGTTTAGCTTGATATGTGAGTCCAGCAATGCCTGTGGTTTATTGCACGTGGCACTCATTTGGTAAATAAGGTACTGTGCAGATTATAAA
The genomic region above belongs to Muntiacus reevesi chromosome 21, mMunRee1.1, whole genome shotgun sequence and contains:
- the LOC136152352 gene encoding keratin-associated protein 6-1, producing the protein MGAMVMEDVAMEALAVAMGVTLAMALALATTIENAMEESPPLHLDIKIHQTTSTTNSMCGYYGNYYGGLGCGSYGYGGLGCGYGSCYGSGFRRLGCGYGCGYGYGARSLCGRGYGYGARSLCGSGYGCGYGSGFGYYY